A single Haloglycomyces albus DSM 45210 DNA region contains:
- a CDS encoding sirohydrochlorin chelatase → MVMIVGHGTVDAEGQAECHKLVQSVRNLRPDVRVEMGFLELCPPPISDTVADAVADGVTDITVVPLMLLGAGHSKGDIPAAMELQRRRHPQVNFSYASPLGVRPELIEAIDERLCNAVPEEQRERSGVALIGRGTTDPDANADLAKVARLLWEGRPWQEVEAGFVSLAEPSVTACLDRMKALGVSQAVVTPYFLFTGVLERRIRQQADEWAERNPEVTVAHADYFGPEQVVAELVWTRADEAVAGQARANCDTCLYRATLPGFEHQVGAPQTLHFHPDDDHTHGHHDHHHGHHHH, encoded by the coding sequence ATGGTCATGATCGTAGGACACGGAACGGTCGATGCCGAGGGGCAGGCCGAATGCCACAAATTGGTACAAAGTGTCCGCAACCTCCGCCCGGACGTACGGGTCGAAATGGGATTTCTGGAGCTCTGTCCTCCGCCCATCAGCGACACCGTCGCCGATGCCGTGGCCGACGGCGTCACCGACATCACCGTAGTGCCACTCATGCTTCTGGGGGCGGGGCATTCCAAGGGAGACATCCCGGCGGCGATGGAACTACAGCGGCGCCGGCATCCCCAGGTGAACTTCAGTTACGCGTCCCCGCTGGGTGTGCGCCCCGAACTCATCGAAGCGATCGACGAGCGCCTGTGCAACGCCGTGCCCGAAGAACAGCGCGAACGCAGCGGGGTTGCTCTGATCGGGCGCGGTACCACCGACCCGGACGCCAACGCCGATCTGGCCAAAGTGGCTCGGCTGTTGTGGGAAGGCCGCCCGTGGCAGGAGGTGGAAGCCGGATTCGTCAGTCTCGCCGAACCGTCCGTAACCGCTTGCCTGGATCGTATGAAGGCCCTGGGAGTGTCACAAGCGGTGGTCACTCCGTATTTCCTCTTCACCGGAGTGCTGGAACGGCGGATTCGGCAACAGGCCGATGAGTGGGCCGAGCGGAACCCGGAGGTGACGGTGGCGCACGCCGACTACTTCGGCCCCGAACAAGTGGTGGCCGAACTGGTCTGGACGCGGGCCGACGAAGCCGTCGCCGGACAGGCACGTGCCAATTGCGACACCTGCCTGTATCGAGCCACCTTGCCGGGTTTTGAACACCAGGTGGGCGCCCCGCAGACCCTGCATTTCCACCCCGACGACGATCACACCCACGGCCACCACGACCATCACCACGGTCATCACCATCACTAG
- a CDS encoding precorrin-8X methylmutase, with product MGRDVVHEIEKESMRRLRKRCDLSHLPPLSRAITERIVHSAADVRYAEELVMNEPNLAAAWEALANGAPIVADSRMVAAGITSTEVHVPLQNAEIPDLAHRWGLTRSAAAIRWAADHVDDGAVWVVGNAPTALEAILSYVKNPSLVVGLPVGFVGAVESKEALRESPLPAVSNMSELGGSAVAASCVNALLYIDRSQKEGA from the coding sequence ATGGGACGTGACGTCGTCCATGAGATCGAGAAGGAAAGTATGCGCCGATTGCGGAAACGCTGCGATCTGTCGCACCTGCCTCCTCTGTCTCGGGCGATCACCGAACGGATCGTTCATTCCGCCGCCGACGTGCGATATGCCGAGGAATTGGTGATGAACGAACCAAATCTGGCCGCCGCCTGGGAGGCCTTGGCGAACGGTGCGCCGATCGTGGCCGACAGCCGCATGGTGGCGGCGGGGATCACGTCGACCGAGGTTCATGTTCCGTTGCAGAACGCGGAAATACCGGATTTGGCACACCGCTGGGGTTTGACTCGCAGTGCGGCCGCGATCCGGTGGGCGGCCGATCACGTCGACGACGGTGCCGTCTGGGTGGTGGGCAACGCCCCCACCGCCTTGGAGGCGATTCTGTCCTATGTAAAAAATCCGTCACTGGTCGTCGGCCTACCGGTCGGCTTCGTGGGGGCGGTGGAGTCCAAAGAGGCGCTACGGGAGTCACCGCTCCCCGCCGTCTCCAACATGTCCGAGCTCGGCGGTTCAGCGGTGGCCGCGAGTTGCGTCAACGCCTTGTTGTATATCGACCGCTCTCAAAAGGAAGGGGCTTGA
- a CDS encoding 4Fe-4S binding protein, with translation MSADPWFVVTSACTACGACLRTCHLRCLRINPPGISPPVRILDDVCDGCGECAEVCPAEAIYPIQEVLRATHGT, from the coding sequence ATGAGCGCTGATCCCTGGTTCGTCGTCACCTCCGCCTGCACCGCCTGCGGGGCGTGCCTGCGGACGTGTCACCTGCGCTGCCTACGTATCAATCCTCCCGGGATCTCACCTCCGGTGCGGATTCTCGACGACGTCTGCGACGGCTGCGGGGAATGCGCCGAGGTTTGTCCGGCTGAAGCCATTTATCCGATTCAGGAGGTGCTCCGTGCGACGCATGGGACGTGA
- the cobJ gene encoding precorrin-3B C(17)-methyltransferase: MNTQITVIAATNRGRRLAARLGDHLDAHVAEQSPKPALRHAWSNSNALVMVMASGAAVRLIAPYLESKKTDPGVVCVDDEGRHVVSLLGGHEGGANELARRIADHLSTTPVITTASEQVDLPDLGRLGERFGCRVEGDVAAVGAHVVDGGAVHVVRDLEWPTGNLPYRVSDDSTCPQIRISDRLSDTTVPTVWLRPQSLVLGVGSSRGVSAAEVGELIDTTLAQANLSPASVSEIATVTAKSDEDGILTAAAERGWPVRCHTPEELKAQDVPHPSTVVENAVGTPSVSEAAALCHGDELIVPKQRSAMATVAVARRLPRGRLAMVSLGPGSDDLTTPRAQEELAQAEIVVGYGAYLDAAKRWIRQGTRVERFALGEEEKRARFAVEAARSGAAVAMVGSGDVGVYAMASPTLEIAGADIEVVVVPGVTASLAAAGVLGAPFGHDHCHISLSDLLTPWELIERRVRSAAEGDFALAFYNPRSRGRRWQLERARHILLEHRSPDTPVGIVSDAERPDQEVVHTTLADMDVDSVHMTTVVLVGNSRTRHSAGRMVTPRGYRESHER, from the coding sequence CCGACTGGGCGATCACCTCGACGCGCACGTCGCCGAACAAAGCCCGAAACCGGCACTGCGGCACGCCTGGTCGAATTCGAACGCCCTGGTCATGGTGATGGCCAGCGGTGCCGCGGTGCGCCTCATCGCACCGTACCTGGAATCGAAGAAAACCGATCCCGGGGTGGTCTGCGTCGACGACGAAGGCCGCCACGTCGTGTCGCTCCTTGGCGGTCATGAAGGCGGCGCAAACGAGCTCGCACGCCGCATTGCCGACCACCTGTCGACGACGCCGGTGATCACCACCGCCTCCGAACAGGTCGATCTCCCCGACCTGGGACGACTCGGGGAACGATTCGGCTGCCGAGTCGAAGGTGACGTCGCCGCCGTAGGTGCCCATGTGGTGGACGGCGGCGCTGTTCACGTGGTGCGCGATCTGGAGTGGCCGACCGGAAACCTACCCTACCGGGTCAGCGACGATTCCACCTGCCCGCAGATCCGCATCAGCGATAGGCTCAGCGACACGACGGTTCCCACCGTGTGGTTGCGTCCACAGAGCCTGGTGCTCGGGGTGGGTTCGTCGCGAGGGGTGAGTGCCGCCGAGGTCGGCGAACTCATCGACACGACTCTGGCTCAGGCGAACCTCTCGCCGGCTTCGGTCTCCGAAATCGCCACGGTGACGGCTAAAAGCGACGAAGACGGTATCCTCACCGCCGCGGCCGAACGCGGATGGCCGGTACGGTGCCACACGCCCGAAGAACTGAAAGCACAGGACGTGCCCCATCCATCCACCGTGGTGGAAAACGCCGTCGGAACACCTTCGGTGAGCGAAGCGGCGGCACTCTGCCACGGCGACGAATTGATCGTGCCCAAGCAACGCAGTGCGATGGCCACGGTGGCGGTGGCACGCCGCCTACCGCGCGGACGCCTGGCCATGGTGTCGCTGGGCCCGGGTTCGGACGATCTGACCACGCCCCGCGCGCAGGAGGAACTGGCACAGGCGGAGATCGTCGTCGGTTACGGGGCCTACCTGGACGCGGCCAAACGTTGGATTCGCCAAGGCACCCGAGTCGAGCGGTTCGCTTTGGGTGAAGAGGAAAAACGCGCCCGCTTCGCGGTCGAGGCGGCACGTTCGGGCGCCGCCGTCGCCATGGTCGGTTCCGGAGACGTCGGGGTATACGCGATGGCCTCGCCGACGCTGGAGATCGCCGGAGCCGATATCGAGGTCGTCGTCGTTCCCGGAGTGACCGCCTCGTTGGCCGCCGCCGGAGTCCTGGGAGCTCCGTTCGGCCACGACCACTGTCATATCTCCCTTTCCGACCTGTTGACCCCGTGGGAACTGATCGAGCGGCGCGTGCGCTCGGCCGCGGAGGGCGATTTCGCGCTCGCCTTCTACAATCCACGGTCGCGCGGGCGTCGCTGGCAGCTGGAGCGCGCACGCCACATCCTGCTCGAACATCGTTCCCCCGACACCCCGGTCGGCATCGTCAGTGACGCCGAACGCCCTGATCAGGAGGTCGTCCACACCACTCTGGCGGATATGGACGTCGATTCAGTCCATATGACGACGGTGGTGCTGGTGGGTAACTCACGTACTCGCCACAGTGCGGGACGCATGGTCACTCCACGCGGGTATCGGGAGAGCCATGAGCGCTGA